Proteins found in one Anabas testudineus chromosome 1, fAnaTes1.2, whole genome shotgun sequence genomic segment:
- the LOC113161648 gene encoding protein PET117 homolog, mitochondrial → MSTVSKVVLGVSVVLSLSTVAGVHIKQAWDRQRLREGVVRDLERLERKKENLRLLEDQRILTRHLEEERQRREAELHPQDHH, encoded by the exons ATGTCTACTGTCTCTAAAGTGGTTTTGGGAGTTTCTGTGGTTCTGAGTCTGAGCACCGTGGCTGGTGTTCACATCAAACAGGCCTGGGACCGACAG cGTCTCCGTGAGGGTGTTGTCCGGGATCTGGAGCGGttggagaggaagaaggagaaccTCAGGCTGTTGGAGGATCAGAGGATTCTGACCAGAcacctggaggaggagagacaacGCAGAGAGGCAGAGCTCCACCCACAGGACCACCACTGA